From the genome of Mycobacterium dioxanotrophicus, one region includes:
- the garA gene encoding glycogen accumulation regulator GarA → MTDKNSNVGADQTSDEVTVETTSVFRADFLNELDAPATTSAEGTVSGVEGLPSGSALLVVKRGPNAGSRFLLDQPTTSAGRHPDSDIFLDDVTVSRRHAEFRLEGAEFQVVDVGSLNGTYVNREPVDSAVLSNGDEVQIGKFRLVFLTGPRSDDDSSSSS, encoded by the coding sequence GTGACGGACAAAAACAGCAATGTGGGGGCCGACCAGACGTCTGACGAAGTCACGGTGGAGACGACATCCGTCTTCCGTGCGGACTTCCTCAACGAGCTGGACGCGCCTGCGACGACGAGTGCCGAGGGCACCGTCTCGGGGGTAGAGGGCCTTCCCTCGGGTTCGGCGTTGCTCGTCGTCAAACGCGGCCCCAACGCGGGCTCTCGTTTCCTCCTGGACCAGCCGACCACATCGGCCGGGCGGCACCCGGACAGCGACATCTTCCTCGATGACGTGACCGTCAGCCGTCGCCATGCCGAGTTCCGGTTGGAGGGCGCCGAGTTCCAGGTTGTCGACGTCGGCAGCCTCAACGGCACCTACGTCAACCGCGAGCCGGTCGACTCTGCGGTGCTCTCCAACGGCGACGAGGTCCAGATCGGTAAGTTCCGCCTGGTGTTCCTGACCGGCCCCAGGTCCGACGACGACAGCAGCTCGTCCAGCTAG
- a CDS encoding DUF881 domain-containing protein, translated as MPDGTPRTRWKSLAVAQQGRSQLIFGALGLLLCVLLGAAIVTQVRQNDSGDSLETARPADLLILLDSLQQREASLSTEVADLQRTLQQLQASGSSDQTAIENAQARLAALSIQIGTVAATGPGVTLTIEDNAPGVAAETMLDVINELRAAGAEAIEIRGGGADQQTAVRVGVDTWVVGTPGQLIIDNVAVGPPYSVLAIGDPPTLAAAMNIPGGAMDSIKRVGGTIVVQQAQRVDVTALRQPKPRQYAQPVK; from the coding sequence ATGCCCGACGGCACACCGCGGACCCGCTGGAAGAGCCTGGCCGTTGCGCAGCAAGGCCGTTCCCAGCTGATCTTCGGCGCCCTGGGCCTACTGCTGTGCGTACTGCTCGGGGCGGCGATCGTCACGCAGGTCCGGCAGAACGATTCCGGCGATTCGCTGGAAACCGCTCGACCGGCCGACCTGCTCATCCTGCTGGACTCCCTGCAGCAGCGCGAGGCGTCGCTGAGCACCGAAGTGGCCGACCTGCAGCGCACGCTGCAACAGCTGCAGGCATCGGGCAGCAGCGACCAGACCGCGATCGAGAACGCCCAGGCCCGGTTGGCCGCGCTGTCCATCCAGATCGGTACGGTCGCCGCCACCGGTCCGGGGGTGACGCTGACCATCGAGGACAACGCTCCCGGTGTCGCGGCCGAGACCATGCTCGATGTGATCAACGAATTGCGCGCGGCAGGCGCCGAGGCCATCGAGATCCGCGGTGGCGGGGCCGATCAGCAAACCGCTGTCCGCGTCGGCGTTGACACCTGGGTGGTCGGCACGCCAGGTCAGCTCATCATCGACAACGTGGCCGTGGGGCCACCGTATTCGGTTCTCGCCATTGGCGATCCGCCTACTCTCGCAGCGGCGATGAACATTCCCGGCGGCGCGATGGACAGTATCAAGCGGGTCGGCGGGACGATTGTGGTACAACAAGCCCAGCGGGTCGACGTAACCGCCTTGCGGCAACCGAAACCACGCCAATACGCTCAGCCCGTCAAGTGA
- the ftsR gene encoding transcriptional regulator FtsR, with protein MTQPDRPALAGMSIGAVLDLLRGDFPDVTISKIRFLEAEGLVTPERTASGYRRFTAYDCARLRFILTAQRDQYLPLKVIKAQLDAQPDGELPQSGSAYGVPRLVAVEQADGTAAASAASAVAPTQVRLSREDVLARSGVADEMLSALVKYGVITTGPGGFFDEHSVVIAQCAGALADYGVEPRHLRAFRSAADRQSDLIAQIAGPVVKADKAGARDRADDLAREVAALAITLHTSLIKSAVRDVLDR; from the coding sequence ATGACTCAGCCTGACCGACCTGCACTGGCCGGAATGTCGATCGGTGCTGTCCTGGATCTGCTCCGCGGTGACTTTCCGGATGTGACCATCTCGAAAATCCGGTTCCTGGAAGCCGAGGGGCTGGTCACACCGGAACGCACCGCGTCGGGTTATCGGCGTTTCACCGCGTATGACTGTGCGCGGCTGCGGTTCATCCTTACCGCCCAGCGGGATCAGTACCTGCCGCTGAAGGTGATCAAGGCGCAGCTGGACGCGCAACCCGACGGTGAGCTGCCGCAGAGCGGATCTGCCTACGGCGTACCGCGTTTGGTGGCCGTCGAGCAGGCCGACGGCACTGCCGCGGCGTCAGCGGCGTCGGCGGTGGCACCGACGCAGGTGCGGCTGTCCCGCGAGGACGTACTGGCCCGGTCGGGCGTCGCGGACGAGATGTTGAGCGCGTTGGTCAAGTACGGCGTGATCACCACGGGGCCGGGCGGATTCTTCGACGAACATTCGGTGGTCATCGCGCAGTGCGCCGGGGCGCTCGCCGATTACGGCGTCGAGCCCCGGCATCTGCGCGCATTCCGATCGGCTGCCGACCGGCAGTCCGACCTGATCGCCCAGATCGCCGGACCGGTGGTCAAGGCCGATAAAGCGGGCGCCAGGGACCGGGCTGACGACCTTGCGCGGGAGGTGGCCGCGCTCGCGATCACCCTGCACACATCGTTGATCAAGTCGGCGGTGCGGGACGTTCTCGACCGCTGA
- the secA2 gene encoding accessory Sec system translocase SecA2 — MPKTSSAKPGRLSSKFWKLLGATTERNEARSLSEVKGAAKFEEKAADLDDEQLTKAAKLLQLEDLAEAADIPQFLAIAREAAERTTSLRPFDVQLLGALRMLAGDVIEMATGEGKTLSGAIAAAGYALGGRNVHVITINDYLAKRDAEWMGPLLEALGLTVGWITEDSTAEERRAAYECDVTYASVNEIGFDVLRDQLVTDVADLVSPNPDVALIDEADSVLVDEALVPLVLAGTSHREQPRVEIIRLVGELISGPDSHENFATDDDNRNVHLTDAGARKLEARLGNIDLYSEEHVGTTLTEVNVALHAHVLLQRDVHYIVRDDAVHLINSSRGRIASLQRWPDGLQAAVEAKEGIETTETGEVLDTITVQALINRYPTVCGMTGTALAAGEQLRQFYKLGVSPIPPNMPNIREDETDRVYITAAAKTDAIVDHIAEVHETGQPVLVGTHDVAESEELHEKLVKAGVPAVVLNAKNDAEEAAVIAEAGKLGSVTVSTQMAGRGTDIRLGGSDVGDDAADKEKVAELGGLHVVGTGRHHTERLDNQLRGRAGRQGDPGSSVFFSSWEDEVVAAHLDSGKLPTETDEDGRIISPKAAGLLDHAQRVAEGRLLDVHANTWRYNQLIAQQRAIIVDRRDTLLRTETARDELKERSPERYDSLVEELGEDGEEKLVKICRLIMLYHLDRGWCEHLAYLADIRESIHLRALGRQNPLDEFHRMAVDAFASLAADAIEAAQQTFDTADSIEDEPGIDLSKLARPTSTWTYMVHDNPLNDDTMSALSLPGVFR, encoded by the coding sequence GTGCCGAAGACGTCCAGCGCCAAACCGGGGCGCTTGAGCAGCAAGTTCTGGAAGCTCCTGGGTGCCACCACCGAGCGCAACGAAGCCCGTTCGCTCTCGGAGGTCAAAGGTGCTGCCAAGTTCGAGGAGAAGGCCGCCGACCTCGACGACGAGCAGTTGACCAAGGCCGCCAAGCTGCTGCAGCTCGAGGACCTCGCCGAGGCCGCCGACATCCCGCAGTTCCTGGCCATCGCCCGCGAGGCCGCGGAGCGGACGACGTCGCTGCGTCCGTTCGACGTACAGCTGCTCGGGGCGCTGCGCATGCTGGCCGGCGACGTGATCGAGATGGCCACCGGTGAGGGCAAGACGCTCTCCGGCGCGATCGCCGCCGCGGGTTATGCCCTCGGCGGGCGCAACGTGCACGTCATCACCATCAACGACTACCTGGCCAAACGCGACGCCGAATGGATGGGCCCGCTGCTCGAGGCGCTCGGCCTGACGGTCGGCTGGATCACCGAGGATTCGACGGCCGAGGAGCGGCGCGCGGCCTACGAGTGCGACGTCACCTACGCATCGGTCAACGAGATCGGCTTCGACGTCCTGCGTGATCAGCTGGTCACCGATGTCGCCGACCTGGTGTCGCCCAACCCCGATGTCGCACTCATCGACGAGGCCGACTCGGTGCTGGTCGACGAGGCGCTGGTGCCGCTGGTGCTGGCCGGCACCAGCCATCGCGAACAGCCGCGCGTCGAGATCATCCGGCTCGTCGGCGAATTGATCAGCGGACCCGACTCGCACGAGAATTTTGCGACCGACGACGACAACCGCAACGTGCATCTCACCGACGCGGGTGCGCGCAAGCTCGAAGCCCGGCTGGGCAACATCGACCTCTACTCCGAGGAGCACGTCGGCACCACGCTGACCGAGGTCAACGTCGCGCTGCACGCGCACGTGCTGTTGCAGCGCGACGTGCACTACATCGTGCGCGACGACGCCGTGCACCTGATCAACTCCTCGCGCGGGCGCATCGCGTCGCTGCAGCGCTGGCCCGACGGCCTGCAGGCCGCCGTGGAAGCCAAGGAGGGCATCGAGACCACCGAGACCGGTGAGGTCCTTGACACCATCACCGTGCAGGCGCTGATCAACCGGTACCCGACGGTGTGCGGCATGACCGGCACCGCGCTGGCCGCAGGCGAGCAGCTGCGCCAGTTCTACAAGCTCGGGGTGTCGCCGATCCCGCCGAACATGCCCAACATCCGCGAGGACGAAACCGACCGGGTGTACATCACCGCGGCGGCCAAGACCGACGCCATCGTCGACCACATCGCCGAGGTGCACGAGACCGGGCAGCCCGTCCTGGTCGGCACCCACGACGTGGCCGAATCCGAAGAGCTGCACGAGAAGCTGGTCAAGGCCGGCGTGCCCGCCGTGGTCCTCAATGCCAAGAACGACGCCGAAGAGGCCGCGGTGATCGCCGAGGCCGGAAAGCTCGGGTCGGTCACGGTGTCCACCCAGATGGCCGGCCGCGGCACCGACATCCGCCTGGGCGGCTCGGACGTGGGCGACGACGCCGCGGACAAAGAAAAAGTGGCCGAGCTCGGCGGTCTGCACGTCGTCGGCACCGGTCGGCACCACACCGAGCGGCTCGACAACCAGCTGCGCGGCCGCGCAGGCCGCCAGGGCGACCCTGGCTCGTCGGTGTTCTTCTCCAGCTGGGAGGACGAGGTGGTGGCCGCCCACCTGGACAGCGGCAAGCTGCCGACGGAAACCGACGAGGACGGCCGGATCATCAGCCCCAAGGCCGCCGGGCTGCTCGACCACGCCCAACGGGTGGCCGAGGGCCGGCTGCTCGACGTGCACGCCAACACCTGGCGCTACAACCAGCTGATCGCCCAGCAGCGCGCCATCATCGTGGACCGTCGCGACACCCTGCTGCGCACCGAGACGGCGCGCGACGAACTCAAGGAACGCTCGCCGGAACGTTATGACAGCCTGGTCGAGGAACTGGGGGAGGACGGCGAGGAGAAGCTGGTCAAGATCTGCCGGCTGATCATGCTGTACCACCTGGACCGCGGCTGGTGCGAGCACCTGGCGTACCTGGCCGACATCCGCGAGAGCATCCACCTGCGGGCCCTGGGCAGGCAGAACCCGCTCGACGAGTTCCACCGGATGGCGGTCGACGCGTTCGCCTCACTGGCCGCCGACGCCATCGAGGCAGCCCAGCAGACCTTCGACACCGCCGACTCGATCGAAGACGAACCCGGCATCGACCTGTCCAAGCTGGCCCGCCCCACCTCGACGTGGACTTACATGGTCCACGACAACCCGCTCAACGACGACACCATGTCTGCACTGAGCCTGCCCGGGGTGTTCCGCTAA
- a CDS encoding CDP-alcohol phosphatidyltransferase family protein, whose protein sequence is MDNAPAPKGRSAPPDVTAAPDRILTVPNILSALRLVLVPVFLWLLFGVHANGWAVAVLMFSGFSDWADGKIARLIANQSSRLGELLDPLVDRIYMVTIPIALAFYGVVPWWFVAMLIGRDIVLAATLPVVRSRGLTALPVTYIGKAATFALMSGFPLVLLGQWDALWSRVILYCGWAFLIWGMALYLWSAVLYLIQVVLVVRRLPRAAR, encoded by the coding sequence ATGGACAACGCGCCTGCTCCCAAGGGCAGGAGCGCACCCCCGGACGTGACCGCGGCGCCGGACCGGATACTCACCGTGCCCAATATTCTGAGCGCATTGCGCCTGGTGCTGGTGCCGGTCTTCCTGTGGTTGCTGTTCGGCGTGCACGCCAACGGCTGGGCGGTGGCCGTGCTGATGTTCAGCGGGTTCTCCGACTGGGCCGATGGCAAGATCGCCCGGCTGATCGCCAACCAGTCTTCTCGGCTGGGCGAGCTGCTGGACCCCCTGGTGGACCGCATCTACATGGTCACCATCCCGATCGCGCTGGCGTTCTACGGTGTGGTGCCGTGGTGGTTCGTGGCCATGCTGATCGGACGCGACATCGTGTTGGCGGCCACCCTGCCGGTGGTGCGCAGCCGCGGGCTGACCGCACTGCCGGTGACCTACATCGGCAAGGCCGCCACCTTCGCGCTGATGTCGGGGTTTCCGCTGGTTCTGCTCGGGCAATGGGATGCGTTGTGGAGCAGGGTGATTCTGTACTGCGGCTGGGCCTTCTTGATCTGGGGCATGGCGCTGTACCTGTGGTCGGCGGTGCTCTACCTGATTCAGGTGGTGTTGGTGGTGCGCCGACTCCCGAGGGCGGCGCGATGA
- a CDS encoding small basic family protein, whose protein sequence is MIGIAALVVGIVLGLVFHPNVPEVVEPYLPIAVVAALDAVFGGLRAYLERIFDSKVFVISFVFNVLVAALIVYVGDQLGVGTQLSTAIIVVLGIRIFGNAAALRRRLFGA, encoded by the coding sequence ATGATCGGAATCGCCGCACTTGTCGTCGGGATCGTGCTGGGGTTGGTGTTCCACCCCAACGTGCCCGAGGTCGTCGAGCCCTACCTGCCGATCGCCGTCGTCGCGGCGCTCGACGCGGTGTTCGGCGGCCTGCGGGCCTACCTGGAACGCATCTTCGACTCCAAGGTGTTCGTCATCTCGTTCGTCTTCAACGTGCTGGTCGCTGCGTTGATCGTGTACGTCGGTGACCAGCTTGGGGTCGGCACCCAGCTGTCGACGGCGATCATCGTGGTGCTCGGTATCCGGATCTTCGGCAACGCGGCCGCGTTGCGACGCAGGCTGTTCGGCGCCTGA
- a CDS encoding MerR family transcriptional regulator, giving the protein MGDTPRQGELDLTTGSGVEPPVRPASEPVQGGLFPDDSVPDELVGYRGPSACQIAGITYRQLDYWARTSLVVPSIRGAAGSGSQRLYSFKDILVLKIVKRLLDTGISLHNIRVAVDHLRQRGVQDLANITLFSDGTTVYECTSAEEVVDLLQGGQGVFGIAVSGAMRELTGAIADFPGERADGGESIAAPEDELASRRKSRDRKIG; this is encoded by the coding sequence GTGGGTGACACGCCACGGCAGGGAGAGTTGGATCTGACCACGGGAAGCGGGGTTGAACCGCCCGTTCGGCCGGCCAGCGAGCCCGTTCAGGGCGGGTTGTTCCCCGACGATTCTGTACCGGACGAACTGGTCGGTTACCGCGGTCCGAGTGCCTGCCAGATCGCAGGCATCACCTATCGGCAGCTGGACTACTGGGCCCGCACGTCACTGGTGGTGCCCTCGATTCGCGGCGCGGCCGGTTCCGGCAGCCAGCGGCTGTATTCGTTCAAGGACATCCTGGTCCTCAAGATCGTCAAGCGACTGCTCGACACCGGCATCTCGTTGCACAACATCCGGGTGGCCGTGGACCACCTGCGTCAGCGCGGCGTTCAGGATCTGGCCAACATCACGCTGTTCTCCGACGGCACCACCGTCTACGAGTGCACCTCGGCCGAAGAGGTGGTCGATCTGCTGCAGGGCGGTCAGGGTGTGTTCGGTATCGCGGTGTCGGGCGCCATGCGCGAACTGACCGGCGCGATCGCCGATTTCCCGGGTGAGCGTGCCGACGGTGGTGAGTCCATCGCCGCTCCCGAGGACGAACTGGCGTCGCGGCGCAAGAGCCGCGACCGCAAGATCGGCTGA
- the gcvH gene encoding glycine cleavage system protein GcvH, giving the protein MSDIPADLYYTSEHEWVQRTGDDTVRVGITDYAQSALGDVVFVQLPDVGADLSAGDSFGEVESTKSVSDLYAPVTAKIVAVNGDLEGNPQLVNSDPYGEGWLVDLQLESGVLADVLTGLLDADGYRAVASE; this is encoded by the coding sequence GTGAGCGATATTCCAGCCGACCTGTACTACACGTCCGAGCACGAGTGGGTGCAGCGCACCGGTGATGACACGGTACGCGTGGGTATCACCGACTACGCCCAGTCGGCGCTGGGCGACGTGGTGTTCGTACAGCTGCCGGACGTCGGCGCCGACCTGAGCGCGGGCGACTCGTTCGGGGAGGTGGAATCGACCAAGTCGGTCTCCGACCTGTATGCGCCGGTCACGGCGAAAATTGTTGCTGTCAACGGTGATCTGGAGGGCAACCCGCAGCTGGTCAACTCCGACCCGTACGGCGAGGGATGGCTGGTGGACCTGCAGCTGGAGTCGGGCGTGCTCGCGGACGTGCTGACCGGCTTGCTCGATGCGGACGGCTACCGCGCCGTCGCGTCGGAGTAA
- a CDS encoding bifunctional nuclease family protein has translation MAEVRVVGIRVEQPQNQPVLLLRESNGDRYLPIWIGQSEAAAIVLEQQGVEPARPLTHDLIRDLIAALGHSLKEVRIVDLQEGTFYADLIFDRDITVSARPSDSVAIALRVGVPIYVEEAVLAEAGLLIPDENDEEAAGTVREDEVEKFKEFLDSVSPDDFKAT, from the coding sequence ATGGCTGAGGTTCGGGTAGTCGGCATTCGCGTGGAACAGCCGCAGAACCAGCCGGTGTTGCTGCTCCGCGAGTCCAATGGCGACCGCTACCTGCCGATCTGGATCGGGCAGTCGGAAGCTGCCGCCATCGTGCTGGAACAGCAGGGCGTCGAGCCTGCCCGTCCGCTGACCCACGATCTGATCCGAGATCTCATTGCCGCGCTTGGGCATTCACTCAAAGAGGTACGGATCGTCGACCTGCAGGAAGGCACGTTCTACGCCGACCTGATCTTCGACCGTGACATCACGGTGTCGGCCCGACCGTCTGACTCGGTGGCCATCGCCCTTCGGGTCGGGGTCCCGATCTACGTGGAGGAAGCGGTGCTGGCCGAGGCCGGCCTGTTGATCCCGGATGAGAACGATGAGGAAGCTGCAGGCACCGTCCGTGAGGACGAGGTGGAGAAATTCAAAGAGTTCCTCGACAGCGTGTCGCCCGACGATTTCAAGGCCACGTGA
- a CDS encoding DUF881 domain-containing protein — translation MSAEGSSLGGYASGAGLNSHDADAPTRIPVPSLLRSLLSEHLDPGYAAAAAAREAGAKPRPRLGEWAWQVLAALAIATVFAVAAAQADIAAPAARQAQHTLAGRVRAAEASTRHAGATRDELADQVDAERRAKLGMDENGQQLLGSLDTANIAAAATPMIGPGLTVTVTDPGMSKDLSDVSKQRVAGSQQVILDRDLQLVVNSLWVSGAEAISVGGVRVGPGVTIRQAGGGILVDNQPITSPYAIVAIGPPHGMADVFNRSPGLQRLRLLETSYGVGVSVSAGDGLSVPAVSVRDVNFAKQIGPP, via the coding sequence GTGAGCGCCGAGGGCAGTTCACTCGGGGGGTACGCCTCGGGTGCAGGACTCAACAGCCACGACGCCGACGCGCCGACCCGCATCCCGGTGCCGTCGCTGCTGCGGTCCCTGCTCTCCGAGCACCTCGATCCCGGCTACGCGGCGGCGGCCGCCGCCCGCGAGGCAGGTGCCAAGCCGCGGCCCCGGCTCGGTGAGTGGGCCTGGCAGGTGCTGGCGGCGCTCGCGATCGCCACCGTCTTCGCGGTGGCGGCCGCACAGGCAGACATCGCCGCGCCCGCCGCCCGGCAGGCCCAGCACACTCTGGCCGGCCGCGTGCGGGCCGCCGAGGCCAGCACCCGACACGCCGGCGCGACGCGCGACGAGCTGGCCGATCAGGTGGACGCCGAACGACGCGCCAAGCTGGGTATGGACGAGAACGGTCAACAGTTGCTGGGCAGCCTCGATACGGCCAACATCGCCGCTGCCGCAACGCCGATGATCGGTCCGGGCCTCACTGTCACGGTGACTGATCCCGGCATGTCGAAGGATCTCAGCGACGTGTCCAAGCAGCGAGTGGCGGGCAGCCAGCAGGTGATCCTCGACCGGGACCTGCAACTCGTGGTCAATTCGCTGTGGGTCAGTGGCGCCGAAGCGATCTCGGTCGGCGGCGTGCGCGTCGGCCCGGGCGTCACCATCCGGCAGGCCGGCGGCGGCATTCTGGTCGACAATCAGCCGATCACCAGTCCGTATGCCATCGTGGCCATCGGACCGCCACACGGCATGGCCGACGTCTTCAACCGCAGTCCCGGCCTGCAACGGCTCCGGCTGTTGGAGACCTCATACGGTGTCGGGGTCAGCGTCAGTGCCGGTGACGGCCTGAGCGTACCGGCGGTCTCGGTACGAGATGTGAACTTCGCCAAGCAGATTGGACCACCTTGA